A region of uncultured Anaeromusa sp. DNA encodes the following proteins:
- a CDS encoding bifunctional 4-hydroxy-3-methylbut-2-enyl diphosphate reductase/30S ribosomal protein S1: MKIVTAEHCGFCYGVRRAVELAEKCKNTNGPVATLGPIIHNPQVVERLQEQGVGVASSLAEFSTGTVVIRSHGVGPSVYQEAASKGLTVVDATCPHVQKAQQAAARFFQEGRQVIIIGEHRHPEVQSILEWAQRQAQVVENKEEAEALPAYEKIGVVSQTTFATDLFAELVAMVSAKSADAVVDRTICAATEQRQQAALQLASRAQLVIVVGGKNSANTNRLADLCDRAGTKVYHIETAEELQPAWFIDVDTAGVTAGASTPDWIIEEVCRKMQDFSEMLAQTAAKIERGMVIKGTVVGIRRDEVFVDIGYKAEGVIPLKELAYPAPAQASDVVKDGEEIDVYVLNADNEDGQVLLSKRRADEQVAWNRLEEALEQKSSLQVTVTAEVKGGLSVAVFGIRGFIPASHIDLRFVGNLGEYIGQTIQVVPIEIERGKKRIVLSRKMILESERKQKEEEIYGSIEPNQVVHGVVRRLTDFGAFVDIGGVDGLIHISDLSWHHVKSPQEVVQVGDEVDVLVLKVDAAAKRISLSLKQTQRDPWMDAVEELQEGMLVKGVVTKLMPFGAFVKIHGDIEGLVHISEMAEQRINKPEEVVSIGQEVVVKVIRVEKEQKRIGLSISQAQQETERAEFSSFIDTQTEPAQATIGERLAAEEEK, translated from the coding sequence ATGAAAATAGTAACAGCAGAGCATTGTGGTTTTTGCTATGGTGTACGCAGAGCCGTCGAGCTGGCGGAAAAATGTAAGAATACGAACGGTCCGGTGGCGACATTAGGGCCGATCATTCATAATCCCCAAGTGGTAGAGCGTTTGCAAGAGCAAGGAGTTGGCGTGGCTTCCTCTTTAGCTGAGTTTTCGACAGGGACCGTTGTCATTCGCTCTCATGGCGTAGGACCTAGCGTGTATCAGGAAGCGGCAAGCAAAGGATTGACTGTAGTTGACGCTACTTGCCCTCATGTGCAAAAAGCGCAGCAGGCAGCAGCGAGGTTTTTTCAGGAAGGACGCCAAGTAATTATTATTGGCGAACATAGGCATCCCGAAGTGCAAAGCATTTTGGAATGGGCGCAGCGCCAGGCTCAAGTGGTGGAAAACAAGGAAGAAGCCGAAGCACTGCCAGCGTATGAAAAAATAGGAGTTGTTTCTCAAACAACTTTTGCTACCGATTTGTTTGCAGAACTGGTTGCCATGGTATCGGCTAAGTCAGCGGATGCCGTAGTAGACAGGACTATTTGTGCGGCAACAGAGCAGCGGCAACAGGCGGCGTTGCAGTTGGCTTCGCGAGCACAGCTGGTTATAGTAGTAGGTGGTAAAAACAGCGCTAATACGAATCGTCTAGCCGACCTTTGCGACCGGGCGGGAACAAAGGTATATCATATAGAAACGGCGGAAGAATTACAGCCAGCATGGTTTATTGATGTGGATACAGCAGGAGTTACAGCAGGAGCATCAACGCCTGATTGGATTATTGAGGAGGTTTGTAGGAAAATGCAGGATTTTAGCGAAATGTTGGCCCAAACAGCGGCGAAAATTGAACGGGGCATGGTGATTAAAGGAACCGTCGTAGGAATTCGTCGTGATGAAGTATTTGTCGATATCGGTTATAAGGCGGAAGGGGTCATTCCCCTGAAAGAGTTGGCTTATCCCGCGCCAGCCCAAGCTTCGGATGTGGTGAAGGATGGCGAAGAAATCGACGTTTACGTGTTGAACGCGGATAATGAGGATGGTCAAGTGCTGCTGTCTAAACGCCGCGCCGATGAACAGGTTGCCTGGAATCGGTTGGAAGAAGCGTTGGAGCAAAAGAGCTCATTACAAGTTACGGTTACTGCTGAAGTAAAAGGCGGCCTTTCTGTAGCTGTTTTTGGTATTCGGGGCTTTATTCCCGCATCGCATATCGATTTGCGTTTTGTGGGAAATCTAGGTGAATATATCGGCCAAACCATTCAGGTTGTGCCGATTGAGATTGAACGGGGTAAAAAGCGCATTGTTTTGTCCAGAAAAATGATTTTGGAAAGCGAACGCAAACAAAAGGAAGAAGAAATCTACGGTTCGATCGAACCGAATCAGGTTGTGCACGGTGTTGTGCGTCGTCTTACGGACTTCGGCGCTTTTGTCGATATTGGCGGCGTTGACGGGCTGATTCATATTTCGGATTTGTCTTGGCATCATGTTAAATCGCCGCAAGAAGTCGTGCAAGTTGGCGATGAAGTGGACGTTTTGGTGCTCAAGGTGGATGCGGCTGCCAAACGGATTTCTTTAAGCCTGAAGCAAACGCAGCGCGATCCTTGGATGGATGCGGTGGAAGAACTGCAGGAAGGCATGTTGGTAAAGGGCGTTGTGACCAAATTGATGCCTTTTGGCGCCTTTGTGAAAATTCATGGCGACATTGAGGGCCTTGTGCATATTTCGGAAATGGCGGAGCAACGTATAAACAAACCAGAAGAAGTTGTTTCCATCGGCCAAGAAGTTGTCGTCAAGGTGATTCGCGTGGAAAAAGAGCAGAAACGGATTGGCCTTAGCATTTCGCAAGCGCAGCAAGAGACGGAGCGGGCGGAATTCAGTTCCTTTATCGATACGCAGACAGAGCCGGCGCAAGCGACTATCGGTGAACGATTAGCCGCTGAAGAAGAGAAATAA